Part of the Polyodon spathula isolate WHYD16114869_AA chromosome 18, ASM1765450v1, whole genome shotgun sequence genome, ATTGTCAGTCACACAAGAACATAAATTTGCGAATCCTTCTGCTGTTGCTCAAGGCAAATCAACTATGACCAGATCAGTAGGTGTTATTGATAAGGGAGGCAGACTGTATTGCCCAGCCTACACCCTGGTTACTCAACCCTCTAGTGATGCTACGATGACAAAACACTTGACTGATTGCAATGCAGCCCTAACACTCATATCTAGTCAGTAGAACTGCTTTGGACTGAAACACAGCAAAAAGGAGCCTTTTCcctttttaatgaaagaaaaccCACCACAATACACCAGGGTAGATATGTTGTAACACTTTGGAATGAGGTCATGTGATCCACCATTCCCAACGTGCTGCAATTCATCCGCAAACAAAGAAAGAGGCCTTTGCATCTGCTCAAAGGCAACACAGGAATTGAGAATAATCgccttgtttttattattaaaacagccCTGTTAGATCCATGCAGCCTAAACCCTTTCACCCCAGCCCAGACTCAGTCCAGTTCAATAGGACTGCTGTCCTCCTGACGctcttctccctcctcctcctcctcattcgCCCCCATCAGGCTGTTCAGCAGGTTTCCTGAGAAAACATTGTGAAAACCATTACAAATTAAGCATTGATCTATTTAACCAgagatggaaatgagactcctacaGCACAAGAGTctcaaccattccaggttttaatgcatGCCTGATTAGTAACAGTGCActggtaacaaactcaggtgtgtcttagtaaaccactgtagatataacttgctgtaatgctaacttgttgcatcctatttcatattaaATTTTAGTGGTATTATTTGCAATtattgtaaactacactgtatttagtattagtaagcttgcattgtaaccctacactgccctgtaacacctataaCACCTGGGATAAAGGCATCTACCAAGAAATACTACCCATCATTGTATTTACAAAAAGTCCTTACATAACAGGaatgtcatctcatgcagttcGGAGTAGTGATATTCCCGCTGCTTGAACTGGGAAAAATGATGCCTCTTTACAAAAAGGGACAACTTACAAATAGTGTTTGTGTATCTGCACCTGAAACTACACTAAGGGAACGTAAAGAAATTTGCATTGCACAGGAAAAGTTAATCTTTAATAATGCCTTACCTAACAACCCTCCGTAAGACGAGGACTGTTTTGGTGGTACGCCAAAGAAAAGCTGTCCTATTCTGTCGagatactgaaataaaaaaaaaatatattattatatatatatatatatatatatatatatatatatatatattataatacttaTTAAATCCACACAATTGTTGTGTTTAAAGGACCGGTTGTGTTAACACATTATAccgaagtgggcttctaggaccgtgatcatgtaaacacaataaaaaaaaaaaaaactcactttgtTTTGACGACTTACAGGGCCAACGTACTTTGCAGTATAGGCTTGAAccacatatcattggataggggaagGGCCgacgttcacttcctgatagttttttttttttgcgtgtgtgacgtcactgagaggggcaCTTAGTGTCTAAAAGCTAGAGAAAGTTTTGGCAGCGCAGAGAGAAaagacatcacagcctgcttcagagaaacttgtaagaaagtaatgaagacacagaaaaacgctgtaaatctgatgtatttgacatagttatattagaacagtTATTCTGTCTcaagtgttttaatataaatgtttttacaacatttataaatatcaagtattgagtggatataagcagatactatttcataaCTAAAGTTATcaggtacgttttttttttccttattcctGATAATAACAGAATGAATAactattttcatttataaatatttattttgagaaaataagacagtagtgtccattattgcttataaagaccctgagaataaacgtctATTACATCATAACAATCACTCaagtgaaacaatgtcttgtaatttgcccaaacatcgatatttttcaacaaaactttcaggaaatattgtaaggtccctcgggtcaaagaaaaacacattatttatctctaagcagaatatataataaaaaaaatactttaaaaaaaaaaaaaaaaaagagaaaccatacaaacttttcagAAAGTACAcaaacttcacttttttttttttttttttttttttttttttaaaacacaatattttttttttttttaatatgttccccagagtgttctgaaaaaaggccaccatttccaagatgctattatcaaaaaatagattttagtgaatttttataggaagagagtcaaaaaaacacctggtcctagaggagcatcccactgaaaaatgctaggtcctgaaagggttaaaaacataCCGATTTTATCAGACAGTATTTAAATCATAAAGTTTTAATTCCCCCACTATTTAACTTTACAACTCATAGATGAGCAAAAGACAATCCAAGTACCTTGTCTTTTACCTAAGTCCTCCCATTTGAAATGGTCTTACCTCATTGTACATTGGATCTCTCTTCAGTGAAGGCTGATATTGTTCACATAACACTgtaaaaactgttaatttacCCCTGAAAGAAATCAAACAGACAGATCACGGCTTTAATGACAACTCTCACATCAAGTGTATGGTTTAGCGTGAAAGGATTTTGAATTATCAAAGTCACTGCAAAATACACCCAATGGATACATACCCATCCACAGCAAGTAATAGGAACCAAATAAAATTTAACAAAGGCTGTACAAAGGGTGGCCCCTTTTCTATGGAAGGATGTTTCTGTGTGTAGGTTGTGAAAACCACGGACgcgctggttttattttttaaacacagaaatctaaaaggagagaaaaaagaaaaataactaacTTAAGAGGAAAAGGCAGctgacatttattttacacatcttACTCTTGgtttaacatattttaacagaACGCTCTGCACTCactccaggtttcactgctaatATTGCTGGGGCTAACCTTCTAAATCACTATGGCCTAGATTCTGAAATTGATTTAGTCCAAATTTGCCAttagcttaaaaaaacaacacaaacatttcATTTCTCAGCTTTATCCCCTTGAGTTGCTATAACGGTTTAAGTAACAtatctgtaatgtttattttcattattaacataCAACTTTTTAtacactgaagaaaaatataaacacaacatgtaaagtgttggtcccatgtttcatgagctgaaataagattcCAGAAATGTtctatacgcacaaaaagctaatttctctcaaattttgcgcacaaatttgtttacatccctgttagtaagcatttctcctttgccaagataatccatccacctgacagctgtggcatatcaagaagctgattaaacagcatgatcactacacaggtgcatcttgtgctggggacaataaaaggccactctaaaatgtgcagttttgtgtcacaacacaatgccacagatgtctcaagttttgagggagcgtgcaattggcatgctgactgcagtaatgtccaccagagctgttgccagagaactgaatgttcatttctctactataagccgcctccaacgtcgttttagagaatttggcagtacgtccaaccggcctcacaacagcagaccacgtgtaatcacgccagcccaggacctccacatccggcttcttcacctgcaggatcgtctaagaccagccactcggacagctgatgaaactgtgggtttgcacaaccgaagaataaACTTCAGacactgtctcagggaagctcatctgcgtgttcgtcatcctcaccagggtcttgacctgactgcagtttggcgtcgtaaccaaattcagtgggcaaatgctcaccttcgatggccactggcacgctggagaagtgaatcccagtttcaactgtaccgggcagatggcagacagcgtgtatggtgtcttATGGGCGAggggtttgctgatgtcaacgttgtgaacagagtgccccatggtggcagtggggttatggtatgggcaggcataacctatggacaacgaacacaattgcattttatcgatggcaatttgaatgcacagagataccgtgaagagaccctgaggcccactgtcatgccattcatccaccgccatcacctcatgtttcagcatgataatgcacggccccatgtcacaaggatctttACACAATtcttggaagctgaaaatgtcccagttcttccatggcctgcatactcatcagacgtcacccattgagcatgtttgggatgctctggatcgacgtgtacgacagtgtgttccagttcctgccaatatccagcaacttcgcacagccattgaagaggagtgggacaacattccacaggccacaatcaacagcctgatcaactctatgcgaagatgtgccgcgctgcatgaggcaaatggtggtcacccctacctttttttttttaaggtatctgggACCAACAAATGCATagctgtattcccagtcatgtgaaatccatagattagggcctaatgaatttatttcaattgactaatttccttatatgaactgtaactcagtaaaatctttgaaattgttgcatgttgcgtttatatttttgttcagtgtacttataacttttaagtctgtttcaaagctattttcaaaatggccgctctagtgcactggggtttgagatctgtcacctaaatcactgcagaaagagggatttaataaaacataacaagtgccctggcttttctgttctgtaccacatcatggatcgttattgctgtgttacctatttgacaatgtggacaataaaccttacactaccagtgcactagagcggacattttaaaaagaaacagactttaaagttttaagtgtaaaaagctgtcaggatattaacaatgaaaagaaaaactacagatACATTAGCGGTATTTAAACcattgtagcaacatgtggggacgtgtaatgctacatttttcggaaccccactactttaagtttttttttttttttacatttattgcaATTGCAATTGGTGTTATTTTGCTTTCACAAAAGTTGCGCCAATGTCGCcctggagtaaatagctttgaatgTCTCATCCAAGAAGTTAACTCGTTCTGTGTAGGTGTTGTGCTGGCTTCAAACGGTGTAGAATAATTTCTAATATAATAAGATTTGTGCTCCGATACCATGGAATACGCACTGTAAGACTGCTTGAGCCACAAACATGTCCACTTCACTGCGGTACCCCCGCGATGCTGAGTACTCCACCAGCATGTCTGCACAGCCCTCACCGTCGCAAGAGTGCAGGAAGTGATACCGAGACTCGCTGTAGTTTTGCTCTGGGGGTATAAAGAGaagtttatttaaacttttaatgCTAAGGTCATTTAGTAATATTAAAACCACAGGCAACAAGCACAATGGCATCAC contains:
- the LOC121331064 gene encoding Golgi to ER traffic protein 4 homolog, which codes for MMSEQEVLKCSSARNRGGVQRVEGKLRASVEKGDYYEAHQMYRTLFFRYLSQGKHAEARELMYSGALLFFSHNQQNSAADLSMLVLESLEKSDAKVIDDILEHLAKLFSLMDPNSPERVAFVSRAIKWSSEGSAKLGHPKLHQQLAITLWKEQNYSESRYHFLHSCDGEGCADMLVEYSASRGYRSEVDMFVAQAVLQFLCLKNKTSASVVFTTYTQKHPSIEKGPPFVQPLLNFIWFLLLAVDGGKLTVFTVLCEQYQPSLKRDPMYNEYLDRIGQLFFGVPPKQSSSYGGLLGNLLNSLMGANEEEEEGEERQEDSSPIELD